DNA sequence from the Pseudomonas fluorescens Q2-87 genome:
GACCTGCCGGTATGCCGCAACAAGCGGATTTTCAACGACCCGATCGGCCTGCGCGCGGCGGGCAACGTCCAGCGCTTCCTGCTCCAGACCTACCTGCGCGACACCGGCGAAATCATGACCGAGATCGACGTACCGTTCTTCTTCGGCGGCCGTCACTGGGGGAACTTGCGAGTCGGGTTCGATGCGGCGGTGTTGTTGGCGGATTGACTGACCAAAAACCCTCGGTACACCCCAGATCTCAAGGCCACCCAAAACAACTGTGGGAGCGAGCTTGCTCGCGATGGCGGTGGGTCAGTCAACATCGAGGCGACTGATCTGACGCATTCGCGAGCAAGCCCGCTCCCACAAGGGTTCTGCGGTGTACGCCAATTTTGAGGCGCCCCAAAAAACCACTGTGGGAGCGGGCTTTCCCGCGAAGGCGGTCGGTCAGCCACATCAACGGCGACTGACCCGACGCCTTCGCGAGCAAGCCCGCTCCCACAGGAGGGGCTACATCAATTCAACAGCACTTGGGCCCGCCCTTGCCGCCATAACGGGCTTCCTGGCGTTCGCGGAAGAACGCCTCGTAGTCCATCATTGGCTTGTCCGGGTGCTTGGTTTGCATGTGCTCGACGTAGTTGTCGTAGTCGGGCATGCCGACCATCAGGCGGGCGGCCTGACCGAGGTATTTACCGAGGCGACTCAAGTCATTGAACATCGTTGCAATCCTCTATCAAGCGTCCGGCAGGGCCTGGAATGGGGCTTCTTTGTCCGTGCGCTCTTTCGTGCCCCAGGCGGCGATGCCGACCTTGAGCGCGTAGAACAGGACGCTGAACACCACGAACAGGAACAACACCGTCAGCGTTGCGTTGGTGTAGGCGTTGAACACCACGTGCTGCATCTGTTCGACGCTCTTGGCCGGGGCCAGGATCTGCCCGGCAGCCAGGGCGTCGTTGTATTTGCGCGCCAGGGCCAGGAAGCCGATCGCTGGGTTGGCGTCAAACAGCTTGATCAGGCCTGCGGTGGTGGTGCAGATCAGCAGCCAGGCCGCCGGCAGCAACGTGACCCAGACGTAGCGTTGGCGCTTCATCTTGATCAGCACCACGGTGGCGAGCATCAGGGCGATACCGGCCAGCATCTGGTTGGAGATGCCGAACAGCGGCCACAAGGTGTTGATGCCGCCCAGCGGATCGATCACGCCCTGGTACAGCAAATAGCCCCACAGCGCCACGCAACCGGCGGTGGCAATGAGGTTGGCCGGCCAGGATTCGGTGCGCTTGAGCGAAGGCACGAACGAGCCGAGCAGATCCTGGAGCATGAACCGCCCGGCACGGGTGCCGGCGTCCACGGCCGTGAGGATGAACAGCGCTTCGAACAGGATCGCGAAGTGGTACCAGAACGCCATGGTGTTCTCACCCGGCAACACCGAGTGCAGGATCTGCGCGATACCGACCGCCAGGGTCGGCGCACCGCCGGCACGGGCCAGGACGGTGGTTTCGCCGATGTCCTTGGCCACCGCTTGCAGCGCTTCAGGGGTGATTGCAAAACCCCA
Encoded proteins:
- a CDS encoding YbdD/YjiX family protein; the protein is MFNDLSRLGKYLGQAARLMVGMPDYDNYVEHMQTKHPDKPMMDYEAFFRERQEARYGGKGGPKCC